A stretch of the Bdellovibrio sp. 22V genome encodes the following:
- a CDS encoding tetratricopeptide repeat protein, giving the protein MKLIIVLASTALLLTGCLKTRNEVRENEQRQVMQQQVVTLQRSNADVSNRFADLEEQMRHLNGRVDVVENRVGQNTSGAENALKSAHQQNAELNQKVQLLQEALTKMESQIFALNAQVNALNAAKAADTAERSARSAKKNVYEVAEDFFDKKDWKQAILNYQKYRDDSPKGSKFADATYKIGVSFQELGMRDEAKTFYDEVVSKFPKSEEARRAKIRLKGMKK; this is encoded by the coding sequence ATGAAGTTGATCATCGTCCTTGCCTCTACGGCACTTCTTCTTACGGGATGTTTGAAAACGCGCAATGAAGTTCGGGAAAACGAGCAACGCCAGGTGATGCAACAGCAAGTGGTCACTTTGCAAAGATCCAATGCTGACGTGTCCAACCGTTTTGCCGATCTTGAAGAACAAATGCGCCATCTTAATGGCCGTGTCGACGTGGTTGAAAACCGCGTGGGCCAAAACACTTCTGGTGCAGAAAACGCCTTGAAATCGGCGCACCAACAAAACGCCGAACTCAACCAGAAGGTTCAACTGTTGCAAGAAGCTCTGACGAAAATGGAGAGCCAGATTTTCGCACTGAACGCTCAAGTGAATGCTTTAAACGCCGCAAAAGCCGCGGATACAGCGGAAAGATCCGCGCGTTCAGCAAAGAAAAACGTCTATGAAGTGGCCGAAGATTTCTTTGACAAGAAAGACTGGAAACAGGCGATCTTGAATTATCAGAAATACCGTGACGACAGCCCGAAAGGTTCAAAGTTCGCGGATGCGACTTATAAAATCGGAGTTTCCTTCCAAGAATTAGGGATGCGCGACGAAGCAAAGACCTTTTACGACGAAGTTGTGAGTAAGTTTCCAAAATCTGAAGAGGCTCGTCGTGCTAAGATACGCCTCAAAGGAATGAAAAAATAA
- a CDS encoding outer membrane beta-barrel domain-containing protein has product MKSLGLIFALFASSVAFAQVEQELDSFGGNQALYEKAKALNPEVENEVVQNRFMTRTNRFEIAPEMAGVFGGDSYNNTNNVGVNVHYHINPTWSVGVKYSYSFNELTPEGKSMVEKANQAAAANPKDPSYLFPQVVYPKSELLGLVNWYPIVGKLSFGKWGVAHFDTYLTAGYGQMELSNGSSPAATAGLGLGFWVNRNLTTRLEYRVQQYTAEYYQKTENLMTSVASVQVGWML; this is encoded by the coding sequence ATGAAATCTTTAGGTCTTATCTTTGCTCTCTTCGCTTCTTCTGTTGCCTTTGCGCAGGTAGAACAAGAATTGGATTCTTTCGGTGGTAACCAAGCTTTGTACGAAAAAGCGAAAGCTTTGAATCCGGAAGTTGAAAACGAAGTGGTGCAAAACCGCTTTATGACTCGGACAAACCGTTTTGAAATCGCGCCAGAAATGGCCGGTGTTTTCGGTGGCGACTCTTACAACAACACAAACAACGTGGGCGTGAACGTTCACTACCACATCAATCCGACTTGGAGTGTGGGAGTGAAGTACAGCTACTCTTTCAACGAATTGACTCCGGAAGGAAAGTCGATGGTTGAAAAAGCCAACCAAGCGGCAGCGGCGAATCCGAAAGATCCTTCTTACTTGTTCCCGCAAGTTGTTTATCCAAAGTCTGAGTTGCTAGGTCTTGTGAACTGGTATCCGATTGTGGGTAAATTGAGCTTCGGCAAATGGGGTGTTGCTCACTTCGATACCTATTTAACTGCAGGCTACGGTCAGATGGAACTTTCTAATGGTTCGTCTCCGGCAGCAACTGCGGGTTTGGGTTTGGGCTTCTGGGTGAATCGTAATTTGACGACACGCCTTGAGTACCGCGTTCAGCAGTACACAGCAGAGTACTATCAAAAAACTGAAAACTTGATGACAAGCGTTGCCTCTGTGCAAGTAGGTTGGATGTTATGA
- a CDS encoding AgmX/PglI C-terminal domain-containing protein, with protein sequence MNLRLILEDNAGNITRQIPVTEKKAQLIQRFDTKRLEVVTDTSLLTKEKIKFSKIADLDFDEMKNQKVALGNFGTLRLVKEITAAVPTDGSVKEDQKKDLKASILVAVALFILLVSIIQLAPRESVKMNEELKQQVVKIVKTKEMKARTVTPTSNMMADQTATKMPTKRAELVKRSGALAALGSLRSGKQRGGLNLGAVNTTAGVGLGGTGGSGGVQTSLYGKGITSAPLGPGANIAGGGGYGTKGKGGGQAGYGSLSLVGSAGGAPVPLGAEAEIAQGLDRAQIDEVIRRNLGQVRFCYEQALQGAPSLSGRVAMGFTIGANGLVKSAAVESSSMANKGVEDCITMRLKTWKFPLPQGGVDVKVTYPFVLRRQGQG encoded by the coding sequence ATGAATCTAAGACTTATATTAGAAGACAATGCAGGGAACATCACTCGTCAGATTCCGGTCACGGAAAAAAAGGCGCAGTTGATTCAGCGTTTTGATACAAAACGTTTGGAAGTCGTGACTGACACGTCTCTTTTGACAAAAGAGAAAATCAAGTTTTCGAAAATTGCGGATCTTGATTTCGACGAGATGAAGAATCAGAAAGTCGCTTTGGGCAACTTCGGAACTCTTCGTCTTGTTAAAGAAATCACGGCTGCGGTTCCAACAGACGGTTCCGTTAAAGAAGATCAAAAGAAAGACCTCAAAGCTTCCATCCTTGTGGCGGTGGCTTTGTTCATTCTTTTAGTGTCTATCATTCAATTGGCGCCTCGTGAGAGCGTGAAAATGAATGAAGAGTTGAAACAACAAGTTGTTAAAATCGTAAAGACCAAAGAAATGAAAGCGCGCACGGTGACGCCGACATCGAACATGATGGCGGATCAAACAGCGACAAAGATGCCGACAAAAAGAGCGGAACTTGTTAAACGTTCCGGTGCTTTGGCGGCTTTGGGCAGTCTGCGCTCAGGCAAACAACGTGGTGGTTTGAACCTTGGTGCTGTGAATACAACAGCGGGCGTAGGTCTTGGCGGCACCGGCGGCAGCGGTGGCGTGCAAACATCTTTGTACGGTAAAGGCATCACATCAGCTCCTTTAGGACCTGGTGCAAACATCGCTGGTGGCGGCGGTTACGGAACTAAAGGTAAAGGCGGTGGCCAAGCTGGTTACGGAAGTCTTTCCTTAGTTGGTTCTGCAGGCGGCGCTCCGGTACCACTCGGTGCGGAAGCGGAAATTGCACAAGGTTTGGATCGCGCGCAAATCGACGAAGTGATTCGTCGTAATCTTGGTCAGGTTCGTTTCTGTTACGAACAAGCTTTGCAAGGAGCTCCAAGTTTGAGTGGTCGTGTGGCGATGGGTTTCACTATCGGTGCTAACGGCCTTGTTAAATCCGCAGCGGTGGAGAGTTCTTCAATGGCCAACAAAGGCGTTGAAGACTGCATCACAATGCGTTTGAAAACTTGGAAATTCCCACTGCCACAAGGTGGCGTGGATGTAAAAGTGACTTATCCGTTTGTATTACGTCGTCAAGGTCAGGGGTAA
- the ppdK gene encoding pyruvate, phosphate dikinase, which produces MHQNVNTEKQSSTSTIPQKFVYFFAAGESEGNAGMKNILGGKGANLAEMTSLGIPVPPGFTISTEICTHFYEAGGKLPEWVRPAVTAAMAKVEAKIGKKFGDVSNPLLVSVRSGARASMPGMMDTILNLGLNDQTVEGLAKSSNNPRFAWDSYRRFIQMYSDVVMGMNSSLLEVTLEDLKEEKHYKLDTDMTVDDLKLLVKKFKDLVHQMTGQSFPTDPWEQLWGAVSAVFHSWNTPRAITYRELHNIPASWGTAVNVQSMVFGNMGDDSATGVAFTRNPSTGEKAFFGEFLINAQGEDVVAGIRTPQPITKVAAAAAGVPSLEEALPQAYAQLVDIYKKLEAHYRDMQDIEFTIERGVLWMLQTRNGKRTAAAALKIACDMIDEKLITEEEALLRLEPQALDQLLHPTLDPKAQKTLLAKGLPASPGGVNGQIVFTSEEAVEWKEQGKKVILVRIETSPEDIAGMVAAQGIFTTRGGMTSHAAVVARGMGKCCVAGCGEVEVDYRNETMKVKGYVLKKGDVITLDGSTGEVFLGEVKTIEPKLDGNFERIMKYADQVRKLKVRTNADTPKDAQTARNFGAEGIGLCRTEHMFFGADRIDAVREMIIADNKTEREKALVKLLPMQRDDFYQLFKIMDGLPVTIRLLDPPLHEFVPHTDEETKELAKRLDTDYERLRSKVKSLHEFNPMLGHRGCRLAITYPEIYQMQVRAIAEAACMLIGEGKKLTPEIMIPLVATDKELNILRHLAINEVKKVQAEKNVKFDYLVGTMIELPRAAITADAIAEHADFFSFGTNDLTQTTLGLSRDDSGRFLGSYVSSGILPKDPFMSIDQVGVGSLVKTGTDLGRRTKPDLKVGVCGEHGGDPDSIEFFHRVGLDYVSCSPFRVPIARLAAARAALMGKKIH; this is translated from the coding sequence ATGCACCAGAATGTAAACACGGAAAAACAATCATCAACTTCCACGATTCCGCAAAAGTTCGTGTACTTCTTTGCGGCGGGAGAATCTGAAGGCAATGCAGGAATGAAGAACATTCTTGGCGGTAAAGGTGCGAACCTCGCTGAGATGACGTCTCTTGGAATTCCGGTACCTCCAGGCTTTACAATCTCAACTGAAATCTGCACGCACTTCTATGAAGCCGGCGGCAAACTTCCTGAATGGGTTCGTCCTGCAGTGACTGCGGCGATGGCAAAGGTGGAAGCAAAGATCGGCAAAAAATTCGGTGACGTGAGCAACCCTCTTCTGGTTTCAGTTCGCTCAGGAGCCCGTGCTTCAATGCCAGGTATGATGGACACGATCCTCAACTTGGGTTTGAACGACCAAACGGTAGAAGGACTTGCGAAGTCTTCTAACAATCCACGTTTTGCGTGGGACTCTTATCGTCGTTTCATCCAAATGTATTCGGATGTTGTGATGGGTATGAACTCGTCTCTTCTTGAAGTGACACTGGAAGATCTTAAAGAAGAAAAACACTACAAGCTTGATACGGACATGACTGTCGACGATTTGAAACTTCTTGTGAAGAAGTTCAAAGACCTTGTTCACCAAATGACAGGTCAATCATTCCCGACAGATCCTTGGGAGCAATTGTGGGGCGCGGTTTCCGCTGTATTCCACTCTTGGAACACACCTCGGGCGATTACTTACCGTGAACTTCACAACATCCCAGCAAGCTGGGGAACGGCTGTGAACGTGCAATCAATGGTCTTCGGTAATATGGGTGATGATTCTGCAACGGGTGTAGCGTTTACACGCAATCCATCGACTGGTGAAAAAGCATTCTTCGGTGAGTTTTTGATCAACGCTCAAGGTGAAGACGTTGTGGCGGGTATTCGTACTCCGCAACCGATTACAAAAGTCGCGGCGGCGGCAGCGGGAGTGCCATCTTTGGAAGAAGCTTTACCGCAAGCTTACGCGCAACTTGTTGATATTTACAAAAAACTTGAAGCCCACTACCGCGACATGCAAGACATCGAATTTACGATTGAGCGTGGCGTTTTGTGGATGCTGCAAACTCGTAACGGCAAAAGAACAGCGGCTGCCGCTTTGAAAATTGCCTGTGACATGATCGACGAAAAGTTGATCACAGAAGAAGAAGCATTGCTTCGTCTTGAACCACAAGCTTTGGACCAGCTTCTGCATCCGACCTTGGATCCAAAAGCGCAAAAAACTTTGTTGGCGAAAGGTCTGCCAGCGTCTCCAGGCGGCGTGAACGGTCAAATCGTATTCACATCTGAGGAAGCGGTCGAGTGGAAAGAGCAAGGTAAGAAAGTTATTCTTGTGCGTATTGAAACTTCTCCTGAAGACATTGCCGGTATGGTGGCAGCTCAGGGGATCTTCACAACTCGCGGTGGTATGACGTCGCATGCGGCGGTGGTCGCGCGCGGTATGGGTAAATGCTGTGTCGCTGGTTGCGGCGAAGTCGAAGTCGATTATCGCAACGAAACGATGAAAGTGAAAGGCTACGTTCTTAAGAAGGGCGATGTGATCACTTTGGACGGTTCAACGGGTGAGGTGTTCCTTGGTGAAGTTAAAACCATCGAACCAAAACTTGACGGCAACTTCGAACGTATCATGAAGTACGCGGATCAAGTGCGTAAATTAAAAGTTCGCACGAATGCGGATACTCCGAAAGATGCGCAAACAGCGCGTAACTTTGGGGCGGAAGGAATCGGTCTTTGCCGTACAGAGCACATGTTCTTCGGTGCGGATCGTATCGATGCCGTTCGTGAAATGATCATTGCTGACAATAAAACAGAGCGCGAAAAAGCGTTGGTTAAACTTTTGCCAATGCAAAGAGACGACTTCTATCAACTCTTCAAAATCATGGACGGTTTGCCAGTAACAATTCGTCTTTTGGATCCTCCTCTTCACGAGTTCGTTCCGCACACGGATGAAGAGACCAAAGAGTTGGCGAAACGTTTGGATACGGATTATGAACGTCTTCGCTCTAAAGTGAAGTCTTTGCATGAGTTCAATCCAATGCTAGGTCACCGTGGTTGCCGTTTGGCGATCACATATCCAGAGATCTATCAAATGCAAGTGCGCGCGATTGCAGAAGCGGCTTGCATGTTGATCGGTGAAGGCAAAAAACTAACTCCGGAAATCATGATTCCGCTTGTGGCGACGGATAAGGAATTGAATATCCTGCGCCATCTTGCGATCAATGAAGTTAAAAAAGTTCAGGCAGAGAAGAACGTAAAGTTCGACTACCTTGTCGGTACAATGATCGAGCTTCCTCGTGCGGCGATCACAGCAGACGCTATTGCTGAGCACGCGGACTTCTTCAGCTTCGGAACGAACGATTTGACTCAGACAACGCTGGGACTTTCTCGTGATGATTCCGGTCGTTTCCTGGGTTCATACGTGTCTTCCGGCATTTTGCCGAAAGATCCGTTTATGTCGATTGATCAAGTGGGCGTGGGCTCTCTTGTTAAAACGGGTACAGACCTTGGCCGTCGTACAAAACCTGACTTGAAAGTCGGTGTGTGCGGTGAACATGGTGGTGATCCGGATTCAATTGAGTTCTTCCACCGCGTAGGTTTGGATTACGTTTCTTGTTCTCCATTCCGCGTGCCAATTGCAAGATTGGCGGCAGCGCGCGCGGCTTTGATGGGCAAGAAAATTCACTAG
- a CDS encoding biopolymer transporter ExbD: protein MKHSKKHLDFEVNLIPFIDLLSVSICFLLITAVWLNVGSMNVKQAVGGQAQEDTKKSPLVWIRMTPAGDLDLEVQQSSLVPASLRKFRVSQLDKKVNYEGLEKALTNLKQVEPSLNTGLIQPTAATSYEEIIDVMDKLKKSGMTDLGVSPL, encoded by the coding sequence ATGAAGCACTCTAAAAAGCATCTAGACTTTGAAGTGAACTTGATTCCGTTCATCGACTTGCTCTCGGTGTCCATCTGCTTTCTTTTGATTACAGCAGTGTGGCTCAATGTCGGTTCCATGAACGTGAAACAAGCCGTCGGCGGACAAGCGCAAGAGGATACTAAAAAGAGTCCTCTTGTGTGGATTCGCATGACGCCTGCGGGAGATTTGGATCTGGAAGTTCAACAGAGCTCTCTAGTTCCGGCGTCTTTGCGCAAGTTTCGCGTTTCTCAACTGGACAAAAAAGTGAATTACGAAGGTTTGGAGAAGGCTTTGACGAACTTGAAACAAGTTGAGCCGTCTTTGAATACCGGATTGATTCAGCCCACAGCTGCGACATCTTACGAAGAGATCATCGACGTGATGGACAAGCTTAAAAAGAGCGGAATGACGGATTTGGGAGTTTCTCCTTTATAG
- a CDS encoding MotA/TolQ/ExbB proton channel family protein has translation MENLTKIALAFEHGGFWMWPILLIQLVAIAIIIERTYALFVRRKLTQTAFALGFEESIRRGEMDNVIAKAQAATAQNPVARAIAAGALAARNLGGKEEIQGKMDEVLLEENAHLDHRTAFLQMLGNVATLTGLLGTITGMIKSFAAVAFANPAEKASLLSAGISEAMNATAYGLIAAIPALVGYAILQNRANRLAEDLNQGGLKVYNWLSYSYDPITSYQIKTNKSERNAEVNA, from the coding sequence ATGGAAAATCTAACAAAAATTGCATTGGCATTCGAACACGGTGGCTTCTGGATGTGGCCTATTTTGCTTATCCAGCTTGTGGCTATCGCGATCATCATTGAAAGAACTTACGCGTTGTTCGTACGTCGTAAGCTGACTCAAACGGCATTCGCTCTTGGTTTTGAAGAGTCTATCCGTCGCGGTGAAATGGACAATGTGATTGCAAAAGCTCAAGCGGCAACAGCGCAAAACCCAGTGGCTCGCGCGATCGCAGCAGGTGCTTTGGCAGCTCGTAACTTGGGTGGTAAAGAAGAAATCCAAGGCAAAATGGATGAAGTTCTTTTGGAAGAAAACGCACACCTTGATCACCGTACTGCGTTCTTGCAAATGCTTGGTAACGTTGCGACGTTGACAGGTCTTCTTGGAACGATCACTGGTATGATCAAATCTTTCGCGGCGGTGGCGTTTGCGAATCCTGCTGAAAAAGCATCTTTGCTTTCTGCGGGTATCTCTGAGGCGATGAACGCGACAGCTTACGGTTTGATCGCAGCGATCCCTGCGTTGGTTGGTTATGCAATCTTGCAAAACAGAGCGAATCGTTTGGCTGAAGATTTGAACCAAGGTGGACTTAAAGTTTACAACTGGTTGAGCTACTCCTACGACCCGATCACTTCATACCAAATCAAAACGAATAAGTCTGAGCGCAACGCTGAAGTAAACGCGTAA
- the smpB gene encoding SsrA-binding protein SmpB codes for MSILIVQENKKARFDYTIVETYEAGLVLMGSEVKSLRNKDVQLKDSYISFRGDEAFLQNAHIAEYKASSYNNHAPERLRKLLLNRKELEEIYGALREKGYSCVPLKIYFKNGRAKLEIALVKGKKTHDKREAIKKRDVSDQIRSTLRRSR; via the coding sequence ATGAGTATTTTGATTGTTCAAGAGAACAAAAAAGCCCGATTCGATTATACGATCGTAGAAACCTACGAAGCGGGGCTTGTGCTTATGGGCAGTGAAGTGAAGTCTTTGCGTAACAAAGACGTGCAGCTCAAAGATTCATATATTTCCTTTCGTGGCGACGAGGCCTTCTTGCAGAACGCGCACATCGCGGAATACAAAGCTTCGAGTTACAACAATCACGCGCCCGAGCGTCTTCGTAAACTGCTTTTAAATCGTAAAGAATTGGAAGAGATTTACGGAGCCCTTCGTGAGAAGGGTTACTCTTGCGTGCCATTGAAAATCTATTTTAAGAATGGCCGCGCAAAATTAGAGATTGCTTTGGTGAAGGGCAAAAAAACCCACGACAAGCGTGAGGCGATTAAGAAACGCGACGTTTCTGATCAAATTCGCTCAACTCTACGACGCTCTCGTTAG
- the rsmA gene encoding 16S rRNA (adenine(1518)-N(6)/adenine(1519)-N(6))-dimethyltransferase RsmA — protein MSQARERLEKTLQELGILAKKSLGQNFLVSDKVIERIIMQVKEFAPEQLVEVGPGPGALTYFLRQMNLPLQLIELDREIAAYWREQGLPVIEEDALRLDWSQFYSDKKLVFVSNLPYQISSSIVIERSLEENGPQHMVLMFQKEVAQRIRAAAKTEHYGLLSVIAQTFWKTEMVTEAGPRDFLPAPKVASRVLAFSKIPSEVKNRQAFLTFVKAGFAQRRKLLKSNLSGLLHQKKLTEEQLIGWLAELGFKETARAEELSPQQFVKLYKHFGFEA, from the coding sequence ATGAGCCAAGCCAGAGAACGTTTAGAGAAGACTCTCCAAGAGTTGGGGATTCTTGCGAAAAAATCTTTAGGACAGAACTTTCTTGTCAGTGATAAAGTCATCGAACGCATTATCATGCAGGTGAAAGAGTTTGCTCCCGAGCAACTCGTTGAAGTGGGGCCAGGCCCCGGCGCTTTGACATACTTTCTGCGCCAAATGAATCTGCCGTTGCAGTTGATCGAACTTGACCGCGAAATCGCGGCTTACTGGCGCGAACAGGGATTGCCGGTTATTGAAGAAGATGCTTTGCGCCTGGATTGGTCGCAGTTTTACTCCGACAAAAAATTAGTTTTCGTCAGCAATCTTCCGTATCAGATTTCGTCCAGCATCGTGATTGAGCGTTCGTTGGAAGAAAACGGGCCGCAGCATATGGTGCTGATGTTTCAAAAAGAAGTGGCGCAAAGAATTCGTGCGGCGGCAAAGACCGAGCATTACGGACTCTTAAGTGTGATCGCGCAGACTTTCTGGAAAACCGAAATGGTGACAGAGGCGGGGCCTCGCGACTTCTTGCCGGCACCCAAAGTGGCCAGCCGGGTTTTGGCTTTTTCCAAGATTCCGAGCGAAGTAAAAAACCGCCAGGCCTTTCTTACATTTGTAAAGGCAGGATTTGCTCAGCGCCGAAAACTGCTCAAATCAAATTTATCTGGTCTTTTGCATCAAAAAAAGCTAACTGAAGAGCAGCTTATTGGCTGGCTGGCCGAGCTGGGTTTCAAAGAAACGGCTCGCGCTGAGGAACTCAGTCCCCAACAGTTTGTGAAGTTGTACAAGCACTTCGGATTTGAAGCATGA
- a CDS encoding DUF4398 domain-containing protein — MRLQRIFIGILLFTVIVGCQTVPAPIEDYSLARAALDAARSVQAARHSPGYWHQAEEAYRKGRIYFEDRDYSKAKEQFVRARMAAEKAENSARLIRQKTGDIL; from the coding sequence GTGAGACTCCAAAGAATTTTCATCGGAATTTTACTTTTCACGGTGATCGTTGGTTGTCAAACAGTTCCCGCACCCATTGAGGACTATTCCCTCGCGCGAGCCGCTTTAGATGCGGCTCGTTCCGTTCAAGCGGCTCGACATTCCCCCGGTTACTGGCATCAGGCGGAGGAAGCTTATCGTAAGGGCCGCATCTATTTTGAAGATCGTGATTATTCTAAAGCCAAAGAACAGTTTGTCCGTGCGCGAATGGCGGCGGAAAAAGCTGAAAACTCAGCGCGTTTGATTCGTCAAAAAACGGGAGATATTTTATGA
- a CDS encoding biopolymer transporter ExbD — translation MISDGILKNSVLMGTLEGHSIISPRGAKLKRNIAADLLLTALIDAFSILVIFLLMNFSSTGEILMIGKNQELPKAHLADVLERNPVIKIDDGKLYVEDKLVTANTITAELLELRKKYQELHPGEAFPGIATIQADRRVKYEFLNQVILGMNQAGYSDIKFAVVLK, via the coding sequence GTGATTTCTGATGGCATCTTAAAAAATTCAGTGCTGATGGGGACTCTCGAGGGGCACTCGATCATCAGTCCTCGTGGCGCTAAATTGAAAAGAAACATTGCCGCCGATCTACTTTTGACGGCGTTGATTGATGCTTTCTCTATTCTAGTAATCTTTCTTTTGATGAACTTCTCAAGTACCGGGGAAATTTTGATGATCGGTAAAAACCAAGAGTTGCCAAAGGCGCACTTGGCGGACGTTCTTGAAAGAAATCCTGTGATCAAAATCGACGACGGCAAATTGTACGTCGAAGATAAATTGGTGACTGCAAACACAATCACGGCTGAGCTTCTCGAGCTTCGTAAGAAGTATCAAGAACTTCATCCAGGGGAAGCGTTCCCTGGTATCGCCACCATCCAGGCCGATCGCCGGGTGAAGTACGAGTTCCTGAACCAGGTGATCCTGGGAATGAATCAGGCGGGTTACAGCGATATCAAATTTGCAGTTGTACTTAAGTAG
- a CDS encoding VWA domain-containing protein has translation MNAVVKAFSFVIALAVVAGCSSESSTNMLTPKGVIPKEEVSEKPKDFTVFTPKVDILFVIDSSGSMDFAQQNLSRNAFQFADAISKVSFLDYHIGVLTTDMDDCRDHCGRLVGYPTYVEKSTVDKVGILSRKMLVGTNGSASEEMFGPVVAALSPGLENSFNKGFYRQDAFLAVIFITDAKDQSNYSPQDLLHFLNTKKADPNRVLGYGVIRTLAEEQICDSSEDLDSKLEEFLASVVNGDKMQKNILSLCTPDYGVKLAEFAKDIIRRTAGAVKLNRVPNEKTIKVSYGTQVIPNSLTKGWVYQPSTNSILLSEGIEWVDQGPNVGLAIDFEAIDVKD, from the coding sequence ATGAACGCAGTAGTAAAAGCTTTTAGTTTCGTGATCGCTCTCGCTGTTGTGGCAGGTTGCTCTTCGGAGTCCTCCACAAACATGCTGACTCCAAAAGGCGTTATCCCGAAAGAAGAAGTCTCTGAAAAACCAAAAGACTTCACGGTATTCACTCCGAAGGTTGATATCTTGTTTGTGATCGACAGCTCGGGCAGTATGGATTTTGCGCAACAAAATTTGAGCCGCAATGCTTTCCAGTTTGCTGATGCGATCTCAAAGGTTTCTTTCCTTGATTACCATATTGGTGTGTTGACGACGGATATGGATGACTGCCGTGACCATTGCGGTCGTTTGGTGGGTTATCCAACTTACGTTGAAAAATCGACAGTGGACAAGGTCGGTATTCTTTCCCGTAAAATGCTTGTCGGCACAAACGGAAGCGCGTCTGAAGAAATGTTCGGACCTGTTGTGGCAGCTTTGTCTCCGGGGCTAGAGAACAGTTTCAACAAAGGCTTCTACCGTCAAGACGCGTTCTTGGCTGTGATCTTCATCACGGATGCGAAAGATCAGTCGAATTATTCTCCCCAAGATCTTCTGCACTTCTTGAATACGAAGAAAGCCGATCCAAATCGCGTTTTGGGTTACGGTGTGATCCGTACTCTAGCAGAGGAACAAATCTGTGATTCTTCCGAAGACTTGGATTCAAAACTGGAAGAGTTCCTGGCATCTGTCGTTAACGGCGACAAAATGCAAAAGAATATTCTGAGTCTTTGTACTCCGGACTACGGCGTGAAATTGGCGGAGTTCGCGAAGGACATTATTCGCAGAACGGCAGGCGCGGTAAAGTTGAACCGCGTTCCCAATGAAAAGACGATCAAAGTTTCTTACGGCACGCAGGTGATTCCAAACAGTTTGACGAAAGGGTGGGTCTACCAACCTTCAACAAACTCAATTCTTCTTTCTGAAGGCATTGAATGGGTGGATCAGGGGCCAAACGTTGGACTCGCTATCGACTTTGAAGCGATCGACGTCAAAGACTAA
- the pal gene encoding peptidoglycan-associated lipoprotein Pal has protein sequence MLRKLALGLVACALVAGCKGKQTQSDQSIETMPAGGQQSTAIDSAPLSYDPMGSDSGKIAGLVTVHFGYDKSSLDASAKKDIATNVEWMKANPSARVQIEGHCDSRGTIEYNVALGERRANAVKAYMVSLGIPSERLSVISYGKEKPIEMGDTEAAWAKNRRANFVPAQ, from the coding sequence ATGCTTCGTAAATTAGCTCTTGGTCTTGTTGCTTGCGCCCTAGTTGCCGGTTGCAAAGGAAAACAAACTCAATCTGACCAATCCATCGAAACAATGCCAGCAGGCGGACAACAGTCTACGGCTATCGACTCTGCTCCATTGAGCTATGATCCAATGGGATCTGACTCTGGAAAAATTGCGGGTCTTGTGACAGTTCACTTCGGTTATGATAAATCGAGCCTTGATGCTTCCGCGAAAAAAGATATCGCGACAAACGTTGAGTGGATGAAAGCAAATCCATCAGCTAGAGTGCAAATTGAAGGTCACTGCGATTCTCGTGGTACAATCGAGTACAACGTAGCATTGGGTGAAAGACGCGCTAATGCAGTTAAAGCTTACATGGTCAGCCTTGGAATTCCTTCTGAGCGTTTGAGCGTGATCAGCTACGGTAAAGAAAAACCTATCGAGATGGGTGACACTGAAGCAGCATGGGCGAAAAACCGCCGTGCGAACTTTGTTCCTGCTCAGTAA